A genomic segment from Pseudosulfitobacter sp. DSM 107133 encodes:
- a CDS encoding sugar transferase — translation MTLRKRIFDLFFASLLVIILGPIILWLVCYILIKQGRPLFYVAERMKTPTQSFGLWKFRTMSVVDEDAGVSGGDKQSRITPVGAKLRAKRLDEFPQLWNILKGDLSFVGPRPPLREYVERFPDIYDKVLQSRPGVTGLATIRFHKHEDRLLSRCITPEQTDDIYTRICVPRKARLDLIYQRNQSTCHDFDLVFQTIGNLFRRRSSASKSTGQ, via the coding sequence ATGACGTTGCGCAAGCGCATTTTCGATCTGTTTTTTGCCAGCCTTCTGGTGATCATCCTTGGCCCCATCATCCTGTGGCTGGTCTGCTATATTCTGATCAAGCAGGGCCGACCGCTGTTCTATGTGGCCGAACGTATGAAAACACCGACGCAATCCTTTGGCCTGTGGAAATTCCGCACCATGTCGGTTGTGGATGAAGACGCAGGCGTTTCAGGTGGCGACAAACAAAGCCGGATCACCCCGGTCGGGGCGAAACTGCGCGCCAAACGGCTGGACGAGTTCCCGCAGCTTTGGAACATTCTCAAGGGAGACCTCAGCTTTGTTGGCCCGCGCCCGCCGCTGCGCGAGTATGTCGAACGCTTTCCCGATATCTATGACAAGGTCCTGCAATCACGTCCCGGTGTAACTGGGCTGGCGACCATCCGGTTCCACAAACACGAAGACCGACTGCTGTCGCGCTGCATCACCCCCGAGCAAACCGACGACATCTACACCCGTATCTGTGTCCCGCGCAAAGCGCGTCTTGACCTAATCTACCAACGCAACCAATCAACCTGCCACGATTTTGACTTGGTTTTTCAGACGATTGGGAACCTTTTCCGCAGGCGGTCCTCCGCCTCAAAGTCGACAGGGCAATAA
- a CDS encoding nucleoside-diphosphate sugar epimerase/dehydratase: MLNFIKSLSRAKKRNIMLVIDSILVPLALLFAFSLHANGGDAFAMLLSYLPVLPYLLLISGALSVLLGVSTIQLNAYESGAIGLTGAYSVALVLVSFLLTTAARIPVNISTHIIFGISFFIFSIITRAIMLQVVLAIYRRSSVRCRVLIYGAGTTGTQLVSALRSHENIEPVAFVDDSKALHGLIVARLPVYSPVRIAQIAAEKNIDRVLLALPSLSLPKQAQISRRLQKMGLEVQSLPSFAQLVGEEALVDKLTDVEPNLFLNRDEVSSATGEGGVESYQGKTVLISGAGGSIGSELCRQIMECRPAKMVLFELSEVALYKVEMELRQIAEDSKIEIIPVLGSVTDDRQVRRVLSDHQIQVVLHAAAYKHVPLVETNPLTGLANNVLGTQTLASESAKAGVERFILISSDKAVRPSNVMGASKRLAELVVQDLASRVPLGEGPIYTMVRFGNVLGSSGSVVPLFQEQLRRGGPVTVTHREVSRYFMTVQEAVHLVLRAGSMAKGGEVFVLDMGKPVHIEKLARQIIESAGYTVRDAKNPEGDIEIEFTGLRPGEKMTEELTLTGNLVGTTHRKIFSADEVALSEIEIASALRALRAALAASDEEAAKAVAMRWVEGYSLAVQDQIANAAQYTPLS; the protein is encoded by the coding sequence GTGCTGAATTTCATTAAGTCGCTGTCGCGAGCCAAAAAACGCAACATCATGCTGGTGATCGATTCGATCCTTGTGCCGCTTGCTTTGCTTTTTGCATTTTCGCTGCACGCGAACGGTGGCGACGCATTCGCGATGTTGCTGTCCTATTTGCCGGTGCTGCCCTATCTGCTGCTTATTTCCGGTGCCCTGTCGGTTCTGCTGGGTGTCTCAACCATCCAGTTGAACGCTTACGAATCCGGCGCCATCGGTCTGACCGGGGCCTATTCTGTGGCTCTTGTTCTTGTTTCCTTCTTGCTGACCACTGCCGCGCGCATTCCGGTAAACATTTCTACGCATATTATCTTTGGCATCAGTTTCTTTATCTTTTCGATCATCACCCGCGCCATAATGTTGCAGGTCGTTCTGGCGATCTATCGCCGCTCGTCCGTGCGGTGCCGCGTGCTGATCTATGGCGCGGGAACAACCGGCACCCAGCTGGTGTCAGCGCTGCGCAGCCACGAAAACATTGAACCCGTCGCCTTTGTCGATGACAGCAAGGCCCTGCACGGACTGATTGTGGCGCGACTGCCGGTCTATTCGCCGGTGCGTATTGCCCAGATCGCTGCCGAGAAAAACATCGACCGCGTCTTGCTGGCCCTGCCATCTCTGAGCCTGCCGAAGCAGGCACAAATCTCGCGGCGGCTGCAAAAGATGGGACTTGAGGTGCAATCGCTGCCCTCTTTTGCCCAATTGGTCGGAGAAGAGGCGCTGGTTGACAAGCTGACCGACGTCGAACCGAACCTGTTCCTGAACCGTGATGAAGTTTCATCGGCCACCGGCGAGGGCGGTGTCGAAAGCTATCAGGGCAAAACCGTCCTGATTTCAGGCGCGGGCGGCTCGATCGGGTCGGAACTGTGCCGTCAGATCATGGAATGCCGCCCGGCCAAGATGGTGCTTTTCGAACTCAGCGAAGTGGCCTTGTACAAGGTCGAGATGGAACTGCGCCAGATTGCCGAAGACTCTAAAATCGAGATCATTCCCGTGCTGGGATCGGTCACCGATGACCGTCAGGTTCGACGTGTCTTGTCAGACCATCAAATTCAGGTGGTTCTGCACGCCGCTGCCTACAAACATGTGCCGTTGGTCGAAACCAACCCGCTGACAGGGCTGGCCAACAATGTTCTGGGCACGCAAACCCTTGCCTCAGAGTCGGCAAAAGCCGGTGTTGAACGGTTCATTCTGATCAGCTCCGACAAGGCTGTGCGGCCTTCCAACGTGATGGGCGCATCCAAGCGGCTGGCAGAGCTTGTGGTTCAGGATCTGGCCTCGCGCGTGCCGCTGGGCGAAGGGCCGATTTACACCATGGTCCGCTTTGGCAATGTGTTGGGGTCGTCCGGTTCGGTTGTGCCACTGTTTCAGGAACAGTTGCGCCGCGGCGGTCCGGTTACCGTGACCCACCGCGAAGTTTCGCGCTACTTCATGACCGTGCAAGAAGCCGTGCATCTGGTGCTGCGCGCCGGTTCTATGGCCAAAGGGGGCGAAGTCTTTGTTCTGGACATGGGCAAACCTGTGCATATTGAAAAACTGGCGCGTCAGATTATCGAAAGCGCGGGTTATACCGTGCGCGACGCCAAGAACCCCGAAGGTGATATCGAAATCGAATTCACTGGTTTGCGCCCGGGTGAAAAGATGACCGAAGAGCTGACCCTGACCGGCAATCTGGTTGGCACCACGCACCGCAAGATTTTCTCGGCGGACGAAGTCGCCCTGTCGGAAATCGAAATCGCAAGCGCGCTGCGGGCCTTGCGTGCGGCCCTTGCAGCCAGCGATGAAGAGGCCGCAAAGGCCGTGGCGATGCGTTGGGTCGAAGGGTACTCGCTGGCCGTTCAGGACCAGATCGCAAACGCAGCGCAATACACACCGCTGTCTTGA
- a CDS encoding YjbH domain-containing protein, whose product MLRFLFRKTIFATATIALGTAGAAQSEEGTPHFSMPVQPTLNLYGSPGVIDMPGGEAMPDGQFAVSYSYFGGISRTAMTFQFSPRISATFRYVGIQNWNSDGFDTYRDRNFDVRFLLHRETMYWPAITLGLQDFAGTGINAAEYVVATKNFDQPFSLPGTIKVTAGLGWGRLGSSGSIGAPFGSNRPTFDPNSKGGTLATDQWFRGPAAPFAGLEWQVDDRLALKAEYSTDAYQPETSRGVFTRKSRLNFGAEYQYSQNLRLGAYWMYGSEFGISAQLQVNPRRAITPLSIPGPRAIQQRPSRTANPAVWSEDWSQSATAPASIRDAMRPLLETEGMTIEQLSVSANSAELRFLNHRYPSDAAAIGRAARVMAQILPASVETFRLVVVQNNLALSTVTLRRSDLEALEFEPDNVDALLSVTGFSEATPNLPHSVQNPDLYPTFHYSFGPYVAPSYFDPDSPVRADAGVSAEFRYRFAPGWLVAGELRHRLVGNVADSDRYSNSVLQRVRTDGLRYAQATDTALRNLYVSKQWKPGANTYARVTAGYLEQMFGGVSAELLWKPVNSRLALGIEANYVKQREFEQRFGFQDYTVATGHVSAYYELGGGYYGQLDVGRYLAGDTGATATLTREFANGWSVGGFFTLTNVSAADFGEGSFDKGIILKIPASWFTGQPSKRVIATTIRPIQRDGGARLNVPGRLYEQVRRGHRNDIVADFGRVWE is encoded by the coding sequence GTGCTGCGTTTCCTCTTCCGCAAAACCATCTTTGCAACCGCCACCATTGCGCTGGGCACAGCCGGTGCAGCGCAAAGCGAAGAAGGCACCCCGCATTTTTCGATGCCTGTGCAACCAACGCTGAATCTATACGGCAGCCCCGGTGTGATCGACATGCCAGGAGGCGAAGCGATGCCCGACGGGCAGTTCGCCGTCAGCTATTCGTATTTTGGCGGCATCAGCCGCACGGCCATGACATTCCAGTTCTCGCCACGCATTTCGGCCACGTTCCGGTATGTCGGCATTCAAAACTGGAACTCGGACGGGTTTGACACCTATCGTGACCGCAACTTTGATGTCCGCTTTTTGCTGCACCGTGAAACAATGTACTGGCCCGCGATTACCCTTGGTCTTCAGGATTTCGCAGGCACGGGTATCAATGCCGCTGAATATGTCGTCGCCACCAAGAATTTTGATCAGCCTTTCAGTTTGCCCGGGACCATCAAGGTAACCGCGGGTCTTGGTTGGGGACGTCTGGGCTCTTCTGGCTCGATCGGCGCACCCTTCGGCAGCAATCGTCCAACCTTTGACCCCAACAGCAAGGGTGGCACACTGGCCACAGACCAATGGTTCCGCGGCCCCGCCGCACCTTTTGCAGGCCTTGAATGGCAGGTCGATGATCGTTTGGCGCTCAAGGCAGAATACTCCACAGACGCCTATCAGCCTGAAACCTCGCGCGGTGTGTTCACCCGCAAAAGCAGGCTGAACTTTGGCGCCGAATACCAGTATTCGCAAAACCTGCGGCTGGGCGCCTATTGGATGTACGGATCAGAATTCGGCATCAGTGCACAGCTGCAAGTCAACCCCAGACGCGCCATTACGCCCCTAAGTATCCCCGGTCCCCGCGCCATCCAGCAACGCCCGTCGCGCACTGCGAACCCCGCAGTCTGGTCCGAAGACTGGAGCCAGAGCGCAACAGCCCCCGCATCCATACGCGATGCGATGCGCCCGCTGCTTGAGACCGAAGGCATGACCATCGAACAGCTTTCGGTCAGCGCCAACAGTGCAGAACTGCGGTTCCTCAATCATCGCTATCCTTCTGATGCAGCCGCTATTGGCCGTGCCGCGCGCGTGATGGCGCAAATTCTGCCGGCCTCGGTTGAAACCTTCCGGCTTGTGGTCGTGCAGAACAACCTTGCGCTCAGCACGGTAACCCTGCGCCGCTCGGACCTTGAGGCCCTGGAATTCGAACCCGACAACGTTGATGCGCTGCTGTCCGTCACCGGCTTTAGCGAGGCAACGCCCAACCTGCCCCATTCAGTGCAAAACCCAGACCTGTACCCGACCTTCCACTATTCCTTTGGTCCCTATGTCGCGCCCAGCTATTTCGACCCCGACAGCCCGGTGCGCGCCGACGCAGGTGTCAGCGCCGAATTCCGCTATCGGTTTGCTCCCGGCTGGCTGGTTGCCGGTGAACTGCGGCACCGCCTGGTTGGCAACGTTGCAGACAGCGACAGGTATTCAAACTCGGTTCTGCAACGCGTAAGAACCGACGGCCTGCGATATGCCCAAGCAACTGACACTGCCTTGCGTAATCTTTATGTCAGCAAACAGTGGAAGCCGGGCGCCAACACCTATGCCCGCGTCACCGCCGGTTATCTGGAACAGATGTTTGGTGGTGTCTCGGCCGAACTGTTGTGGAAGCCGGTAAACAGCCGCCTCGCTTTGGGTATCGAAGCGAACTATGTCAAACAGCGCGAATTCGAACAACGCTTCGGCTTTCAAGATTACACGGTCGCGACCGGCCACGTCTCTGCCTACTACGAACTTGGCGGCGGCTATTACGGGCAACTGGATGTGGGCCGCTATCTGGCCGGCGACACAGGCGCAACCGCGACACTGACCCGCGAGTTTGCAAATGGATGGAGCGTTGGCGGCTTCTTTACGCTGACCAACGTCTCTGCCGCCGACTTTGGCGAGGGGTCGTTCGACAAGGGCATCATTCTGAAAATACCGGCCAGCTGGTTCACCGGTCAGCCATCGAAACGCGTCATTGCGACAACGATCCGCCCGATCCAGCGCGACGGCGGCGCACGGCTGAACGTGCCGGGGCGCCTGTATGAGCAGGTTCGTCGCGGGCATCGCAATGACATTGTTGCTGACTTCGGGAGAGTCTGGGAATGA
- a CDS encoding polysaccharide biosynthesis/export family protein, which yields MRVIGWLCVMVFMAACAELPRGAAVDKEILKTSSDVDADFAIYPVTRAFLPSVQSWPSVGDEQYSWIGASKGHNSQVISAGDTLNIRIWDAGENSLLTGPGSPVADLSGVRVTGAGTVFIPYVGKINVAGRTPDSARAAIQNSLSEVVPSAQVQVTMAEGRMNAVDLVGGVRAPGSFPMPDQNFSVLSLIAAGGGVDTGLKNPQIRLVRGGKIYGTSVDRLYENPNRDTRLRGGDKVIVEADERYFVSLGAAGSQSLHPFTKDQITATDAVAILGGVNAARANPKGILILREYPASAVRPGVRGPRQQRVVFTLDLTTADGLFSARNFMVNSGDVVLVTESRLNSARTVLGLVGSVFGVFNTANNLGN from the coding sequence ATGCGGGTTATCGGATGGCTTTGTGTCATGGTGTTTATGGCCGCCTGCGCAGAGTTGCCGCGCGGCGCTGCCGTTGACAAGGAAATCTTGAAAACATCCAGCGATGTTGACGCAGACTTTGCGATTTATCCTGTGACGCGGGCGTTTTTGCCGTCGGTGCAAAGCTGGCCTTCGGTTGGAGATGAACAGTACAGTTGGATTGGCGCCTCCAAAGGGCACAACTCGCAGGTGATTTCGGCTGGGGATACGCTGAACATCCGCATCTGGGATGCGGGCGAAAATTCGTTGTTGACGGGGCCCGGGTCGCCGGTGGCCGATCTGTCCGGCGTGCGTGTGACCGGTGCGGGCACTGTTTTTATTCCCTATGTGGGCAAGATCAATGTCGCAGGTCGCACACCCGACAGCGCGCGCGCTGCGATTCAAAACAGCCTCTCCGAAGTGGTTCCGTCGGCCCAGGTTCAGGTGACGATGGCCGAAGGCCGGATGAATGCGGTCGATCTGGTGGGCGGTGTCCGTGCGCCCGGATCGTTCCCGATGCCGGATCAGAACTTTTCGGTGCTGTCGCTGATTGCGGCAGGGGGCGGGGTCGACACTGGTCTGAAAAACCCGCAAATCCGTCTGGTGCGCGGTGGCAAGATCTATGGCACTTCGGTGGACCGTCTATATGAAAACCCGAACCGCGACACGCGGTTGCGGGGCGGTGACAAGGTGATTGTCGAAGCCGACGAGCGCTATTTCGTATCGCTGGGCGCGGCGGGCAGCCAGTCGCTGCATCCCTTCACCAAGGACCAGATCACAGCAACGGACGCGGTGGCCATTCTGGGCGGTGTGAACGCGGCGCGGGCCAATCCAAAGGGTATTTTGATCCTGCGTGAATATCCGGCCAGCGCCGTGCGCCCCGGTGTGCGCGGTCCGCGTCAGCAGCGGGTGGTGTTCACGCTGGACCTGACCACGGCAGACGGCCTGTTTTCGGCGCGCAACTTCATGGTCAACTCGGGCGATGTCGTGCTGGTTACCGAAAGCCGCCTGAACAGCGCCCGGACGGTTCTGGGCCTTGTCGGATCGGTGTTCGGGGTCTTCAACACGGCCAACAACCTCGGCAACTGA
- a CDS encoding NAD-dependent epimerase/dehydratase family protein, with amino-acid sequence MLQTRWNYYCGKILNGVMPSTSTSNDLKNKKHVVLGATGRLGGILRKHWPEAAVRWQSRAGMAGFHVVDILNDPTGLSNLCAGADSILCLAGVIGHDPQALRRNTDLALAAIKAAQGARVFLASSAAVCGSGGEDLRETDACKPVAPYGQAKLEMEQAALSTGAPVTCLRIGNVAGADAILGGWHDQMSLDAHPDGTTPRRSYIGPQVFARTLAHLMATDTLPPVLNVTAPGAVQMGALLDAARLPWRTRVPDGPVIWDVTLNTETLALLAPFAPQDSTATGIVADWLESRDLP; translated from the coding sequence ATGCTGCAAACCCGTTGGAATTATTATTGCGGCAAGATACTGAATGGGGTCATGCCGTCAACGTCAACAAGCAATGATTTAAAGAATAAGAAGCATGTGGTCCTGGGGGCCACAGGGCGTTTGGGCGGTATTCTGCGCAAGCACTGGCCGGAAGCCGCCGTCCGGTGGCAGTCGCGGGCCGGAATGGCCGGTTTTCATGTTGTTGATATTCTGAACGACCCCACGGGGCTAAGTAACCTTTGTGCCGGCGCTGACAGCATCTTGTGCCTTGCGGGCGTGATCGGTCATGACCCACAAGCCCTGCGACGGAACACCGACCTTGCGCTGGCTGCGATCAAGGCCGCACAGGGGGCGCGTGTGTTTCTGGCCTCGTCCGCCGCAGTTTGTGGCTCTGGTGGAGAAGATTTGCGCGAAACCGACGCCTGCAAACCGGTCGCGCCCTATGGGCAGGCCAAACTGGAAATGGAACAGGCTGCCTTGTCGACCGGAGCGCCCGTGACCTGTCTGCGCATCGGCAATGTCGCCGGAGCCGATGCGATATTGGGTGGATGGCACGATCAGATGTCACTGGATGCGCACCCTGATGGAACGACGCCACGGCGCAGTTATATCGGACCACAAGTCTTTGCCCGGACACTGGCGCATCTTATGGCAACCGATACCCTGCCGCCGGTTCTGAACGTGACAGCGCCGGGTGCTGTCCAGATGGGAGCATTGCTGGACGCCGCCCGCCTGCCATGGCGCACCCGCGTGCCGGACGGTCCGGTGATCTGGGATGTGACATTAAACACCGAAACGCTTGCCTTGTTGGCCCCCTTTGCACCACAAGACAGCACCGCCACAGGCATCGTCGCCGACTGGCTTGAGTCACGAGATTTACCATGA
- a CDS encoding YjbF family lipoprotein, with protein MRTLGTYAALAAIALLSACSGGTETATTQAASLGDMAKLAIAQRKAKRNPPALPTLTRPLLDGLRTPSLEVISAKRGQTAYLIPTQVRDGDGTVVVWSTRGNNQVILRDGILIGTRGLGNDIASAEVTPALTAVRTRNASAGQRVMYFRNDVNGVNRMSLSCEVHNLGAESLEIVGRSFPTVHLREDCINGSGRFANHYWVDRRDGTVWKSRQWGGTASGYFDLRLLKK; from the coding sequence ATGAGAACGCTGGGAACCTATGCGGCACTCGCCGCAATTGCACTGCTCTCGGCTTGCTCTGGCGGCACAGAAACAGCAACGACGCAAGCTGCCTCCTTGGGAGACATGGCCAAACTTGCCATCGCCCAACGCAAGGCAAAGCGAAACCCGCCAGCGCTGCCGACACTGACACGGCCATTGCTGGACGGGCTGCGCACACCTTCGCTTGAGGTCATTTCAGCCAAACGCGGGCAGACCGCCTATCTGATTCCCACACAAGTGCGCGATGGCGACGGCACCGTCGTTGTTTGGAGCACACGCGGAAACAACCAGGTTATCCTGCGCGATGGTATCCTGATCGGCACCCGCGGATTGGGCAACGACATCGCCTCGGCAGAGGTCACGCCCGCCCTTACTGCCGTGCGCACGCGCAACGCCAGCGCGGGCCAGCGGGTCATGTATTTTCGCAACGATGTAAACGGGGTAAACCGCATGTCGCTCAGCTGCGAGGTTCACAACCTTGGCGCAGAGAGCCTTGAAATTGTCGGGCGCAGCTTTCCCACCGTCCATTTGCGCGAAGATTGCATCAACGGTTCCGGCCGGTTCGCAAACCACTATTGGGTAGATCGCCGGGACGGCACTGTCTGGAAATCGCGTCAATGGGGCGGCACCGCTTCGGGTTATTTCGATCTGCGTTTGCTAAAGAAATAG